The Proteiniphilum propionicum genome contains the following window.
CCTGATTGAATAAATCAGGATCTTTGGAAATTAATTCAGATTTATAACCATCTTTATACATTTTTCCCGTTCCATTAATCAACCATTCGGGATTTATGCAGTTTATCTCGCTCAATATTTTGGTAACCACATCAAGACTTGGATTATTTCTTCCGTTTAATATGTGAGAAATAATTGCCCTGTTGATTTGTAACTTGTCAGCAAATTTCGCCGGAGTCAGGTTCTCTTTTTCCATGATAAGTTTGATTCGATCTTTCATAAACAGGCCTTTTAAATGTTACACGATATATAGCAGCATGATTTTATTACAAAAGTAACGCCACAAATGTATAATAAAATATTTACAAATGAAAATAGGACGTGTTTATATTTGTAAATTACAATTGTTTGCGAACTGATTTACATTTGTATAGATACATTTGTACCCTGATTAAAATCCACCTATAAATATATAAATATTATATTTATATATTTGCCGTATAAAGCTGATATAATGTTC
Protein-coding sequences here:
- a CDS encoding helix-turn-helix domain-containing protein — encoded protein: MKDRIKLIMEKENLTPAKFADKLQINRAIISHILNGRNNPSLDVVTKILSEINCINPEWLINGTGKMYKDGYKSELISKDPDLFNQVEIKPDKVPEIVEKPKDFELKHAVNYHQISENKHVEQVKMIDKKVTRIIIYYSDNTFETLTPDRV